A region from the Palaemon carinicauda isolate YSFRI2023 chromosome 9, ASM3689809v2, whole genome shotgun sequence genome encodes:
- the LOC137646330 gene encoding uncharacterized protein codes for MIQENKTLPLIYCITTHKNENTYDIIFSWLKSHNLNPDSVSVDFEWSAINSVRKFFPDSEIYGCFFHFAQCLWRRIQGLGLQSWYADAGNAMIIKQLQALSFVPPDDVYDCFNTFIETLHEETDSILDEFLQYFEMTWMGILQRGRRRPTFEVSLWSVYERTSNDLPRTNMLEGWHSAFKRRVTIIHPTEDKLIRKLRSEQASTEMALEQVFQGKSIGRRNKKYAQVNDRLKKIVDSYSRENVLEYLQAIAHNL; via the coding sequence ATGATACAAGAAAACAAGACTCTTCCTCTCATTTATTGTATTACAACCCACAAAAATGAGAATACCTATGATATAATATTCAGCTGGCTTAAAAGTCATAATTTAAATCCAGATTCAGTATCAGTAGACTTTGAATGGTCAGCCATAAATAGCGTGAGAAAATTTTTTCCAGATAGTGAAATCTACGGGTGTTTCTTTCACTTTGCACAGTGCCTATGGCGAAGAATACAAGGATTGGGTTTGCAAAGTTGGTACGCAGATGCTGGAAATGCTATGATCATAAAACAACTACAGGCACTTTCATTTGTGCCTCCAGATGACGTGTATgattgttttaatactttcatagaAACTCTACACGAAGAAACTGATAGTATTTTAGACGAATTTTTGCAGTACTTTGAGATGACGTGGATGGGTATTCTTCAGCGGGGAAGGAGGAGGCCAACGTTTGAAGTTTCCTTATGGTCAGTATACGAAAGAACCTCAAATGATCTACCTCGAACAAACATGCTAGAGGGATGGCACAGTGCATTTAAGAGAAGGGTAACGATTATCCACCCAACAGAAGATAAACTGATTCGAAAACTACGCTCGGAGCAAGCATCAACAGAGATGGCTCTAGAGCAAGTTTTTCAAGGAAAGTCTATTGGAAGGAGGAACAAGAAATACGCTCAAGTAAACGATCGGTTGAAAAAAATTGTTGACAGTTATAGCAGAGAAAATGTACTCGAGTACTTGCAGGCAATAGCACACAATTTGTAA